From the genome of Scytonema hofmannii PCC 7110, one region includes:
- a CDS encoding alpha-amylase family protein: MKDQWYKNAIAYSLDVETFMDSDGNGIGDFQGLTHCLDHLAGLGITCLWLLPFYPSPNRDNGYDVMDYYNVDPRLGTLGDFVEFMYQARERGIRVMVDLVVNHTSNQHPWSQAAGADKNSKYRDYYVWTDKLPEHEVEPVFPDVERSVWEYDETSQAYYLHHFYKEQPDLNIANPAVQEEIYKIMGFWLELGVSGFRIDAAPFLITGIGIEGADEKCLQNFLSHMREFLSSRSIDAILLAEANVTPDKFSVYFGDGDRMDMLFNFLLNRHMFLALARQQAAPLIDGLKSIPKIPQIGQWLNFVRNHDELDLSGLASEELEEVFAAFAPEENMRSFGRGIRRRLPPMLEGNCHRIELTYSLMFSLPGTPMLRYGDEIGMGDDLSLEGRESVRTLMQWSDEPNGGFSTSPEKNLAKPTISQGNYGYTHVNVATEQRDPNSLMNWMERLIRIRKQCPEFGRGEWQILETDEPCVFAHCCEWQGRAAIAVHNLADRECIATIKTKKYKHLIELFCDRQYEPIEGELFSIPLSAYGYRWFRVNTMR; this comes from the coding sequence ATGAAAGACCAGTGGTACAAAAACGCGATCGCATACTCTCTGGATGTCGAAACGTTTATGGACTCAGATGGCAATGGTATAGGTGACTTTCAAGGACTAACTCACTGCTTAGACCATCTTGCTGGACTGGGTATTACTTGTTTATGGCTCCTACCTTTTTATCCTTCCCCGAATCGAGACAATGGCTACGATGTGATGGATTACTACAATGTAGACCCTCGATTGGGAACACTGGGAGATTTTGTGGAGTTCATGTATCAAGCACGAGAGCGTGGGATTCGGGTTATGGTGGATTTGGTGGTGAATCACACCTCCAATCAACATCCCTGGTCCCAAGCAGCGGGAGCCGATAAAAACTCTAAGTACCGGGATTATTACGTGTGGACAGATAAACTTCCCGAACACGAAGTAGAACCTGTTTTTCCTGATGTTGAACGCAGTGTTTGGGAGTATGACGAAACTTCCCAAGCCTATTACCTGCACCACTTCTACAAAGAACAACCAGATTTGAACATTGCTAACCCCGCAGTGCAAGAAGAAATTTATAAAATTATGGGTTTTTGGTTGGAACTAGGGGTGTCTGGTTTTCGGATAGATGCTGCTCCTTTCTTGATAACGGGAATTGGGATTGAAGGTGCAGACGAAAAATGCCTGCAAAATTTCCTCTCTCATATGCGGGAATTTCTTTCGTCTCGCAGTATTGATGCAATCCTGCTTGCAGAAGCAAATGTAACACCAGACAAATTCTCCGTGTACTTTGGAGATGGCGATCGCATGGATATGCTATTCAACTTTTTGTTGAATCGTCATATGTTCCTCGCTCTTGCTCGTCAGCAAGCCGCACCTTTGATTGATGGGTTAAAGTCAATACCAAAAATTCCTCAAATTGGGCAATGGCTTAACTTTGTGCGAAATCACGATGAACTCGATCTTTCTGGGTTGGCTTCAGAAGAACTAGAAGAGGTCTTTGCGGCTTTCGCTCCTGAAGAAAATATGCGGAGTTTTGGACGGGGTATTCGTCGCCGACTACCACCTATGCTAGAAGGCAATTGTCATCGTATAGAACTGACCTATAGTTTGATGTTCAGCTTGCCCGGTACTCCCATGCTACGTTACGGTGATGAAATCGGTATGGGTGATGACTTGTCTCTAGAAGGTCGCGAAAGCGTTCGTACTCTGATGCAGTGGTCAGATGAACCCAATGGTGGTTTTTCCACTTCCCCTGAAAAGAATCTTGCCAAACCAACTATTTCACAAGGCAACTACGGTTACACACACGTTAACGTTGCTACCGAACAGCGCGACCCGAATTCCTTAATGAATTGGATGGAACGCCTTATCCGTATTCGCAAGCAATGCCCAGAATTTGGTCGGGGAGAGTGGCAAATTCTAGAAACCGATGAACCTTGCGTTTTTGCTCACTGCTGTGAATGGCAAGGTAGAGCTGCGATCGCAGTTCACAATCTTGCAGATCGAGAGTGTATCGCCACCATCAAAACAAAAAAGTACAAGCACCTGATTGAGTTATTTTGCGATCGACAATACGAACCAATTGAAGGCGAGTTATTTTCCATTCCTTTATCAGCATACGGTTACCGTTGGTTCCGAGTCAACACGATGCGTTAA
- a CDS encoding phytanoyl-CoA dioxygenase family protein: MISSIGNIIKSKVIDLQSQLIYRGELLKHAGKVPVLKDSDRKIVDALNTEGVYVTSLEELKISSTSTLLKTAHNYLSEMLSVNHSEKTERLPQIYTMTDLSEFSQWAQEKKLLSIIENYIGLPVAFHGVHLRKDFPNENQFGTLLWHKDSEDRRIVKIIVYLSDVEDRHGPFEYIPLSLTSLPNLNYYRIYYKLWRSGYIGINDEQLQDIIPKKYWKSCPGPAGTVIFVDPRRALHHGTLRTQDRSALFFVYTANPPQRPELCTQYWDETFARPEVLCKA; encoded by the coding sequence ATGATTAGCAGCATTGGAAACATAATCAAAAGTAAAGTAATTGACTTACAGTCTCAATTAATCTATAGGGGAGAACTTCTGAAGCATGCAGGAAAAGTTCCTGTATTGAAAGATAGCGATCGCAAAATTGTAGATGCCCTGAACACAGAAGGAGTTTACGTTACTTCTCTTGAAGAATTGAAAATAAGCTCTACTTCCACTCTTCTCAAAACAGCACACAATTATTTGTCTGAAATGTTGTCGGTAAATCACAGCGAAAAAACTGAAAGATTACCGCAAATTTACACGATGACAGATTTGTCTGAGTTTTCTCAATGGGCACAAGAAAAAAAATTACTCTCGATAATTGAAAACTATATCGGACTTCCGGTTGCCTTTCATGGAGTGCATTTGCGTAAAGACTTTCCTAACGAGAACCAATTTGGGACTCTGCTTTGGCACAAAGACTCCGAAGACCGTCGTATTGTCAAAATTATTGTTTATCTAAGTGATGTAGAAGATCGTCACGGACCTTTTGAATATATACCCCTGTCTTTAACCTCACTGCCTAACTTGAATTATTACCGGATTTATTACAAGCTTTGGCGGTCTGGTTATATAGGGATTAACGATGAGCAGTTGCAGGACATTATTCCTAAAAAGTACTGGAAATCATGTCCCGGACCAGCAGGTACAGTTATTTTTGTAGATCCAAGACGCGCTTTGCATCATGGAACTTTGAGAACACAAGACAGGTCAGCGCTGTTTTTTGTTTACACTGCCAATCCTCCGCAGCGTCCAGAATTGTGTACTCAATACTGGGATGAGACTTTCGCTAGACCAGAAGTTTTGTGTAAAGCTTAA
- the ruvC gene encoding crossover junction endodeoxyribonuclease RuvC, giving the protein MEQRILGLDPGLASLGFGAIICQKSQTTGQQESVNLLDFGVISTPASMELGQRLCMIYDDLHTLIGEYKPELVAVEKFFFYRMANTILVAQARGVVLLVLAQHKLPIVEFTPAQVKQALTGYGNAEKQEVQAAVAHELNLDYVPRPDDAADALAVALTGWFQI; this is encoded by the coding sequence ATGGAACAGCGAATTTTAGGGCTAGATCCCGGACTGGCAAGTTTGGGATTTGGCGCGATTATATGCCAAAAAAGTCAAACTACGGGGCAACAAGAGTCAGTAAATTTACTAGATTTTGGTGTAATCAGTACCCCAGCGAGTATGGAGTTAGGACAACGACTATGTATGATATACGACGATCTGCACACCCTGATTGGGGAATATAAACCAGAATTAGTGGCTGTTGAGAAATTCTTCTTCTATCGTATGGCAAATACGATCCTCGTGGCACAAGCACGGGGTGTTGTGTTGTTAGTTCTTGCACAGCATAAGTTACCGATTGTGGAGTTTACACCCGCTCAAGTTAAACAAGCGCTTACAGGGTATGGGAATGCAGAGAAACAAGAAGTTCAAGCAGCAGTGGCGCACGAGTTGAACTTGGATTATGTTCCCCGCCCGGATGATGCTGCAGATGCGTTGGCTGTGGCGTTGACTGGGTGGTTTCAGATCTAG
- a CDS encoding glycosyltransferase family 2 protein, which yields MNKLLTIAIPTYNRAELLDKQLAWIAQAIQGFESDCEIFVSDNCSTDNTQEIIKKWQTQLSHITFKSNRNSENLGVMPNIINCLKSATTKYVWAIGDDDPIENEAVSYALGKIKKHENLALLFLNFSGRNKTTGEPVHPPTIVGNRWFDVDSEDGDRDGKAVFEHCFSKSVGAVIFLTASIYRTNLVHKSLQKWEDAAQNWISLAYIAGYCAANGRVIVTKKTYVECIVGVSYWQKEQKSALLMQYKHISEVLMKLEQNGYSRQYCRQMVWKNFQEANLKVLFGALRRWPLFTIKTVVPFFTLVVLSILDIIGNRQINGVENPELSTKNLSNYEI from the coding sequence GTGAATAAATTACTGACTATCGCTATCCCCACTTACAATCGTGCCGAACTACTTGACAAACAATTGGCATGGATTGCTCAAGCCATCCAAGGTTTTGAGTCTGACTGCGAAATTTTTGTCTCAGATAATTGTTCAACTGATAATACTCAGGAAATCATCAAAAAATGGCAAACTCAACTCAGCCATATCACATTTAAGTCAAACAGAAATTCCGAAAATCTTGGTGTAATGCCCAACATCATCAATTGCCTAAAATCAGCAACAACAAAATATGTTTGGGCAATTGGTGATGACGATCCAATTGAAAATGAGGCAGTGTCATATGCCTTGGGAAAAATTAAAAAGCATGAGAATTTAGCGCTATTATTTCTCAATTTTTCCGGTCGCAACAAAACCACTGGTGAACCAGTTCATCCACCAACAATAGTTGGAAACCGTTGGTTTGATGTTGATAGTGAAGATGGCGATCGCGACGGAAAAGCTGTATTTGAACACTGTTTTTCCAAGAGCGTGGGAGCAGTGATTTTTCTGACAGCTTCTATATATAGAACCAATCTAGTACATAAATCTCTTCAAAAATGGGAAGATGCAGCACAAAACTGGATATCTTTAGCGTACATAGCAGGCTATTGTGCTGCTAATGGCAGAGTCATTGTGACTAAAAAGACTTACGTAGAATGTATCGTTGGTGTAAGCTATTGGCAGAAAGAGCAAAAGTCAGCACTGTTAATGCAATACAAACATATATCTGAAGTGTTGATGAAACTAGAACAAAACGGTTATTCTAGGCAATATTGCAGGCAGATGGTTTGGAAGAACTTCCAAGAAGCTAACTTGAAAGTTCTCTTCGGTGCATTAAGGAGATGGCCTTTATTTACGATAAAGACTGTTGTTCCCTTCTTTACTCTAGTTGTTTTATCTATTTTAGATATAATAGGTAATCGCCAAATAAATGGAGTAGAAAACCCAGAATTATCTACGAAAAATCTATCAAATTATGAGATATAA
- a CDS encoding IS4 family transposase yields MMLVNFEFNNQILNRAQLLLALNQIIPTESIMAAITTTSSTARRQRILPTHVVISLVIAMSFWSSDSIVDVLKNLIQGFNSLQIPFKRRFKIPTSSSISEARQRIGAAVMTRLFEIVAKPLATIKTPGAFLGGLRIMALDGTVFDVPDTETNAKVFGYPGSRPGTNPAFPKARLTFLVEAGTHLIIDIFCCPYRIGERKGALKLLRSVEESMLLMWDRGLHSFKMIHAAIKQKCHILGRVPSHVKFEFVKAFPDGSYLSWLAPDGKSRKKGATKIPVRVIEYIIEVEGVEKVYRLVTDLMDISTFPALLLAQEYHQRWEAENTLDELKV; encoded by the coding sequence ATGATGCTAGTTAACTTTGAATTCAACAATCAAATCCTAAATCGGGCACAATTACTGCTGGCTCTTAACCAGATCATCCCTACCGAGTCGATTATGGCAGCGATTACAACAACGAGTAGTACCGCACGGCGTCAAAGAATACTTCCTACACACGTAGTAATCTCTCTAGTAATCGCCATGAGTTTTTGGTCCTCCGATTCAATCGTGGATGTATTGAAAAATCTCATTCAGGGTTTTAATTCTTTGCAAATCCCCTTTAAGAGACGTTTTAAGATACCAACATCTTCATCAATAAGTGAAGCTAGACAACGAATTGGTGCTGCTGTTATGACTCGTTTATTTGAAATTGTTGCAAAACCTTTAGCAACAATTAAAACACCAGGTGCTTTTTTGGGTGGACTGAGAATAATGGCTTTGGATGGCACAGTTTTTGATGTTCCTGATACAGAAACTAATGCTAAAGTATTTGGTTACCCTGGTTCTCGTCCTGGTACAAATCCGGCTTTTCCCAAAGCTAGGTTAACTTTTTTAGTCGAAGCAGGAACTCATTTAATTATCGACATATTTTGTTGTCCATATCGAATTGGAGAGAGAAAAGGAGCTTTAAAGCTATTAAGAAGTGTTGAGGAGAGTATGTTGTTAATGTGGGACAGAGGACTGCACTCATTTAAAATGATTCATGCTGCAATCAAACAAAAATGTCATATTCTTGGTCGCGTGCCATCTCATGTAAAATTTGAGTTTGTTAAAGCTTTTCCTGATGGTTCCTATCTAAGTTGGCTTGCTCCTGATGGAAAGTCAAGAAAGAAGGGAGCGACGAAAATACCTGTTCGTGTCATTGAATATATTATTGAAGTTGAGGGTGTAGAAAAGGTGTATCGTTTAGTAACTGATTTGATGGATATTTCAACTTTTCCTGCATTGCTCTTAGCCCAAGAATACCATCAACGGTGGGAAGCTGAGAACACCTTGGATGAGTTAAAAGTCCA
- a CDS encoding TIGR03885 family FMN-dependent LLM class oxidoreductase produces MVKIGCQASHEQFKPSELLKYVQMAEQAGFTHVLSSDHFHPWSEQQGQSGFAWSWLGAAMQATPTLSYRVVCAPGQRYHPAIVAQAVATLLEMFPNRFVLTVGSGQALNEQITGDGWPTKSQRNARLKECVDVMRALWTGETVTHHGLVCVEEAKLYTRPETPPPVIGAAITSKTAEWLGSWADGLITISHPLPKLKEVVEAFRRGGGEGKPMILKVQLSYDRNEEAARQKAHQQWRNNIFENILMTELRTPQQFDAAGAFVQPQELDLHVRISSDPQQYIEWLQEYVELGFDELILHNVNREQEKFIEVFGEKVLPVVARN; encoded by the coding sequence ATGGTAAAAATTGGTTGTCAGGCTTCTCACGAACAATTTAAACCCAGCGAACTGCTTAAGTACGTCCAAATGGCAGAACAAGCTGGCTTCACTCATGTCCTATCTTCCGATCACTTCCATCCGTGGAGCGAACAACAAGGACAAAGCGGTTTTGCCTGGTCTTGGCTAGGTGCTGCAATGCAAGCCACCCCCACACTTTCCTACCGAGTGGTTTGTGCTCCAGGTCAGAGGTATCATCCTGCGATCGTTGCTCAGGCTGTAGCAACTTTATTAGAAATGTTTCCCAATCGCTTTGTGTTAACGGTTGGTAGCGGTCAAGCACTCAACGAACAAATTACTGGAGACGGTTGGCCTACCAAATCTCAACGAAACGCTCGCCTCAAAGAGTGTGTTGATGTGATGCGTGCTCTTTGGACAGGAGAAACAGTCACTCATCACGGTTTAGTTTGTGTCGAAGAGGCAAAACTATACACCCGTCCGGAAACACCGCCTCCAGTTATTGGAGCTGCTATCACCTCTAAAACAGCAGAATGGCTTGGCAGTTGGGCTGATGGGCTGATTACTATTTCTCATCCACTTCCCAAGCTGAAAGAAGTTGTTGAGGCTTTTCGTCGTGGTGGTGGTGAAGGTAAACCCATGATTTTAAAAGTGCAGCTTTCTTACGATCGCAATGAGGAAGCAGCACGGCAAAAAGCACACCAGCAATGGCGCAACAATATTTTTGAAAATATTTTGATGACAGAGTTGCGGACTCCACAGCAATTTGATGCGGCTGGAGCATTTGTTCAACCCCAGGAGTTGGATCTACACGTCCGCATTTCCTCAGATCCACAACAGTATATTGAGTGGCTTCAGGAATACGTTGAACTCGGATTTGATGAACTTATCCTGCACAATGTTAACCGGGAACAGGAGAAGTTTATTGAAGTTTTTGGTGAAAAAGTGTTGCCAGTAGTAGCACGTAATTAA
- a CDS encoding YIP1 family protein, with translation MIESKQGFWKTLKDALLLNSSLYENARNTPQTRQLALSIVILSALSHALGSSVILIINLVSLPIAIAVLVLDILSIIAGYYFWTFTIWKIGQWLKPIDPTFGDLLSPIGFAYAPQVLNFLTLIPLLGRPIELILAVWSLLAAIVAVRQGLDISTTQAALICLVGWPLIQIAIGVLQVTEQQVIRFVRL, from the coding sequence ATGATAGAATCAAAGCAGGGGTTTTGGAAAACTCTTAAAGATGCTTTATTGTTAAATTCTAGCCTTTATGAAAATGCTCGTAACACTCCACAAACTCGTCAGTTAGCCTTATCTATCGTGATTTTATCTGCTCTTTCTCATGCTTTGGGAAGTAGTGTTATTTTGATCATCAATCTTGTTTCTTTGCCAATCGCGATCGCAGTGCTTGTACTTGATATACTCTCAATCATAGCAGGCTACTATTTTTGGACTTTTACGATTTGGAAAATTGGACAGTGGTTAAAGCCAATAGATCCAACTTTTGGTGACTTATTGAGTCCTATCGGATTTGCTTATGCACCACAAGTCCTCAATTTTTTAACTTTGATACCTTTACTGGGACGACCAATTGAGTTGATATTAGCAGTATGGAGTTTGCTGGCGGCGATCGTAGCAGTTCGTCAAGGGTTAGATATTAGCACCACTCAAGCAGCGTTAATATGTTTGGTAGGTTGGCCTTTGATTCAGATTGCGATCGGTGTGTTGCAAGTTACAGAGCAACAAGTTATAAGATTTGTACGATTATGA
- a CDS encoding calcium-binding protein → MVVRNGTLESDTLQGSNQADTLRGQAGEDLLIGLGGNDLLQGGLDKDTLFGGDGTDRLFGDDGEDELYGEDGNDSLNGGLDKDTLFGGDGADSLRGDAGEDELYGEEGNDTLNGGQALSDDKDFLDGGAGNDYLFGGFEDTVLGGEDADTLIGSSSDDLLYGDDTEGLIEGGNDILLGGGGNDTLYGGGGDDSLNGEAGSSTLYGEGGNDTLQGGTEGDYLEGGEGVDRILGAGGNDTLYGDGEDSLGGNDVLDGGAGDDFLDGGAGTDRIIGGSGNDTLTGGEEDGVVDTLIGGAGTDIFALSFVDFEPGDPVPQGDRINDFQDGVDFFEVDLPFGDLSLTRVTIDGQISTRISVTETREVLANVINVRPTLITEADFIA, encoded by the coding sequence ATGGTAGTCAGAAACGGAACACTGGAATCAGATACTCTTCAAGGTTCTAATCAAGCCGACACTCTGCGCGGTCAAGCAGGTGAAGACCTTTTAATTGGCTTAGGCGGTAATGATCTGCTCCAAGGTGGACTCGATAAAGACACTCTGTTTGGTGGAGACGGTACCGACAGATTGTTTGGGGATGATGGTGAAGATGAACTGTATGGTGAGGATGGTAATGACAGCCTCAATGGTGGGCTAGATAAAGACACTCTGTTTGGTGGAGATGGTGCTGATAGCCTACGTGGGGATGCAGGCGAGGACGAACTCTATGGTGAAGAAGGCAATGACACCCTCAATGGCGGACAAGCTCTGAGTGATGACAAAGACTTCCTAGATGGAGGTGCGGGCAATGACTATCTCTTTGGTGGATTTGAGGATACTGTACTTGGTGGTGAAGATGCAGACACGTTGATTGGTAGCAGCTCTGATGACTTGCTTTACGGCGATGACACAGAAGGATTGATTGAAGGTGGTAATGACATCCTCTTAGGCGGAGGTGGCAACGATACTCTCTATGGTGGAGGTGGTGATGACAGTCTGAACGGTGAGGCTGGCAGTAGCACTTTGTATGGGGAGGGTGGCAATGACACTCTCCAGGGTGGCACTGAAGGTGATTACCTTGAGGGTGGAGAAGGTGTTGACAGGATTTTAGGTGCAGGTGGCAATGACACTCTCTACGGTGATGGCGAGGACAGTCTTGGTGGTAATGACGTCCTTGATGGCGGTGCTGGTGATGACTTCCTTGATGGTGGTGCTGGTACCGACAGGATTATAGGTGGATCTGGCAATGATACCCTCACTGGCGGTGAAGAGGACGGAGTCGTTGACACTCTCATTGGTGGAGCAGGTACTGACATCTTTGCATTATCATTTGTTGATTTTGAGCCTGGCGATCCTGTTCCACAAGGCGATCGGATCAATGATTTTCAGGATGGCGTAGATTTCTTCGAGGTTGATTTACCGTTTGGGGATCTTTCTCTCACCCGTGTCACGATTGATGGTCAAATTAGTACTCGGATATCAGTGACTGAAACTCGCGAAGTCTTAGCGAACGTCATTAACGTGCGTCCCACACTGATTACTGAAGCAGATTTTATCGCTTAG
- a CDS encoding sensor histidine kinase — protein MLVGLSTLVIVGRFFSPHLFGLHLKSLEGRGFDLSKIRHELVEEFETAWNRGAWYSILTGATVAGGLSYLVARRIVQPLNQMEKITRQFAQGDLKARIPKNEIPELNRLATSFNRMAANLEGVEQRRRELIGDLTHELRTPLTILEGYLEGLADGTIEPSAEVFQRLARETTRLHRLVDDTQELSKAEAGYLPINIQPVNLYPLFLSLIQRFSDQLLEEGPVLWLDCPPNPPLVSADPERVEQILVNLLGNAVRYTLEGSITIKVWSEPPKLWIAVIDTGHGISTDDLKFVFDRFWRSDRSRVRSPGGTGIGLAISRRLVELQGGEIQVYSKLNEGSTFQFSLPLV, from the coding sequence ATGTTAGTTGGGTTGAGTACCCTGGTGATAGTGGGCAGGTTCTTCTCGCCCCACCTGTTTGGATTGCATTTAAAGTCTTTAGAGGGAAGGGGATTTGACCTAAGTAAAATTCGCCACGAATTAGTTGAGGAGTTTGAAACAGCCTGGAACAGAGGAGCTTGGTACTCTATACTAACAGGTGCAACTGTAGCAGGTGGCTTAAGTTACCTAGTTGCACGACGAATTGTACAACCTCTCAATCAAATGGAGAAGATTACTCGGCAATTCGCGCAAGGAGATTTAAAAGCACGAATACCTAAAAATGAGATTCCAGAGTTAAATCGTCTTGCCACTAGCTTCAATCGAATGGCCGCCAACCTTGAAGGGGTGGAACAGCGCCGTCGAGAACTTATAGGAGACTTAACCCATGAACTCCGTACCCCTCTGACAATTTTAGAGGGGTACTTAGAGGGTTTAGCAGATGGCACAATTGAACCTTCAGCAGAAGTTTTTCAGCGATTGGCCAGGGAGACAACTCGATTACATCGATTGGTTGATGATACACAAGAACTTTCTAAAGCCGAAGCAGGATATTTACCTATCAACATACAACCCGTTAATCTATATCCACTGTTTCTGTCCCTAATTCAGCGATTCTCCGATCAACTTTTAGAAGAAGGTCCGGTGTTGTGGTTGGACTGTCCGCCCAATCCTCCCTTAGTCTCTGCCGATCCCGAACGAGTTGAGCAAATTTTGGTCAACCTGCTTGGCAATGCGGTACGCTACACTTTGGAAGGTTCCATCACAATAAAAGTTTGGAGCGAACCTCCTAAATTATGGATTGCAGTTATTGATACAGGTCATGGCATTAGTACAGATGATCTAAAATTTGTCTTTGACCGCTTTTGGCGCTCGGATCGTTCTCGTGTTCGCAGCCCAGGAGGTACCGGAATTGGCTTAGCTATTTCGCGTCGTCTTGTAGAGTTACAAGGAGGGGAAATTCAAGTATACAGCAAGCTAAATGAGGGAAGCACGTTTCAATTCTCGCTGCCATTAGTTTGA
- a CDS encoding aspartoacylase, which yields MTKIKRAAIVGGTHGNEFTGIYLIKKFEKYPALIKRHSFETFTLLGNPRAFEESRRYIDKDLNRCFLKKDLHDTTLSSYEDIRAKNIHKILGPKGNSQVDVIVDLHSTTTNMGLSIILKNEHPFLLKLAAYLSSINPLVKVCCAASDRESSFLRSLCELGFVVEVGPVAQSVLSAEWFQKTEELIYTILNYLDSSNQGTAPPSPSAVTVYFTISDVDYPRNERGEIQAMIHPQLQFRDYEPLHPGDPMFLTFDGKEIPYVGESTVYPIFINEAAYYEKGVAMCFTKKQEILLSSHDVIEMQPS from the coding sequence ATGACCAAAATCAAAAGGGCTGCAATAGTAGGCGGAACCCATGGAAATGAATTTACAGGAATCTATTTAATTAAAAAGTTTGAAAAATATCCTGCTTTAATTAAACGCCATAGCTTTGAAACCTTCACATTACTGGGAAATCCTAGAGCTTTTGAAGAAAGTAGGCGGTATATTGATAAAGACTTAAATCGTTGTTTTTTGAAAAAAGACCTACATGATACCACACTATCTAGTTATGAAGACATTCGCGCAAAAAATATACACAAAATTTTAGGGCCAAAAGGAAACTCCCAAGTAGATGTCATTGTGGATTTACACTCGACAACTACAAACATGGGACTCAGCATTATTTTGAAAAACGAGCATCCTTTTTTACTTAAGTTAGCTGCTTACTTAAGTTCAATTAATCCATTGGTAAAAGTTTGTTGTGCTGCTTCCGATAGAGAAAGTAGTTTTCTCCGTTCTCTTTGCGAATTAGGCTTTGTTGTTGAGGTAGGTCCGGTTGCACAAAGTGTTTTGAGTGCAGAATGGTTTCAAAAAACCGAAGAACTCATATATACTATCTTGAATTATTTAGATTCTAGCAACCAAGGAACAGCACCACCATCTCCCAGCGCAGTTACGGTTTATTTTACTATAAGTGATGTGGATTATCCCAGAAATGAGCGGGGAGAGATTCAAGCAATGATTCATCCTCAGCTTCAGTTTAGAGATTACGAACCTCTTCATCCTGGCGATCCAATGTTTCTTACTTTCGATGGTAAAGAGATTCCTTATGTAGGAGAGTCAACTGTTTATCCAATATTTATCAATGAAGCTGCGTACTATGAAAAGGGCGTTGCCATGTGTTTCACAAAAAAGCAAGAAATCCTACTTTCTAGTCATGATGTCATAGAGATGCAACCTTCATAA
- a CDS encoding ATP-binding protein, which produces MGAVHVRWEDYGIVISNPGGFVEGVTLDNLLVVEPRPRNPFLADAIKRIGLAERTGRGVDLIYQGLLRYGRPAPDYRRSDAHSVIVRLPGGEADLPLLRVVIEEENRRQSQLPVESLIALAQLRHERRIDTTTLNTARLREIKGKTVSNVFAY; this is translated from the coding sequence TTGGGAGCCGTTCATGTTCGTTGGGAAGACTACGGTATTGTTATCAGCAACCCTGGGGGATTTGTTGAAGGTGTCACTTTAGATAACTTGTTGGTTGTAGAACCTAGACCAAGAAACCCCTTCTTAGCTGATGCTATCAAACGCATTGGACTTGCTGAACGCACGGGGCGGGGTGTAGATTTAATTTATCAAGGCTTACTGCGCTACGGGCGACCTGCACCTGACTATCGACGCAGCGATGCCCACTCAGTCATTGTTAGACTTCCTGGTGGAGAAGCTGACTTGCCACTTTTACGTGTTGTTATTGAAGAAGAAAATCGCAGACAAAGTCAACTCCCTGTTGAATCTCTTATCGCCTTGGCTCAATTGCGTCATGAAAGACGTATAGATACCACCACTCTCAATACTGCTCGGTTAAGGGAAATAAAGGGTAAAACAGTGTCAAATGTGTTCGCGTATTAA